Proteins encoded by one window of Aphidius gifuensis isolate YNYX2018 linkage group LG2, ASM1490517v1, whole genome shotgun sequence:
- the LOC122848636 gene encoding insulin-like growth factor-binding protein complex acid labile subunit isoform X1 has translation MQKSLLILLFFGIVLCGKVVGKLKIVCNEKNKVKTCRADDILMSVETKVSNAELSEPTVSVILAGAFEECAELTVLRLNLRKGPIILSKNPFKGLSWLSEIYFGDSLVTLYDDTFQSKLNLKIIKMRLCEFTTELANKFDNLHYLKELRIKNGHLENIKAHTFNSNKNYMEILELSPCSIFSIEANAFAALIHLVTLDLSNNTLMRITPDTFKGLSKLKTLNLTNNNLYTIGVTAFNGLIELVTFDISYNDLIEIASTAFHNLKIGDFMLNKNRFKKIAKGLFNYPNSNMSQNIYLQNNFIDKIEDGAFALSKKEILNIYKNPLVLTNRKVLQELKKL, from the coding sequence atgcagaaaagtttattaattttattattcttcggAATAGTATTATGTGGCAAAGTTGTTGGCAAACTTAAGATTGTTtgtaacgaaaaaaataaggttAAAACTTGTAGAGCCGATGATATATTGATGTCGGTTGAAACTAAAGTTTCTAATGCGGAATTATCAGAGCCGACGGTGTCAGTTATTCTTGCGGGGGCCTTTGAGGAATGTGCAGAATTAACAGTTCTAAGATTAAATTTGAGGAAAggaccaataatattatcaaaaaatccTTTTAAAGGGTTGAGTTGGTTGAGCGAGATTTATTTTGGAGACAGTCTAGTGACTTTGTATGATGATACTTTTCAATCCAAGCTAAATCTCAAGATAATAAAGATGAGACTTTGCGAATTTACGACTGAACTcgcaaataaatttgataaccTTCACTATTTGAAAGAACTACGTATCAAAAATGGCCATTTGGAAAACATAAAAGCTCACACATTTaacagtaataaaaattacatggaAATTCTTGAATTATCACcttgttcaattttttctattgaagcAAATGCCTTTGCAGCTTTGATTCACTTAGTCACGTTGgatttgtcaaataatacATTGATGAGAATTACACCTGATACATTTAAAGGTCTTTCTAAACTGAAAACTTTGAAtctaacaaataataatttatacacaATTGGAGTAACAGCATTCAATGGATTGATTGAACTCGTGACTTTTGATATATCATACAATGATTTGATAGAAATAGCATCAACAGCATTTCATAATCTTAAAATTGGAGATTTCAtgttaaacaaaaatagatttaaaaagaTTGCTAAAGGATTATTCAATTATCCAAATTCAAATATgagtcaaaatatttatttacaaaataatttcattgacaAAATTGAGGACGGTGCTTTTGCACTATCGAAAAAAGAAAttcttaatatttataaaaacccTCTTGTACTAACTAACAGAAAAGTCttacaagaattaaaaaagCTCTGA